The nucleotide window ACCCGCACCGGCCAGCTTGTGCCGTTCATCTTCCTGTCTAGCCGCCACGACGTGGATGATCGGATTGAAGGGCATCGGACTGGCGCAGACGATTATTTGGTCAAGCCCTTTGAAACCAAGGAATTGGAAGCCAAAATTGAAGCGCAACTGGAGCGATCGCGGCGGATGAATGCCGAAATTGTGCGGTTGATGCAGCAGTCCAACACAGAGCAACCACCGGCCCCCGCAGCACCGCCCCCCGAACCTCTGCCCCTGACGCCTGCCGAAGAGCGCGTCTTTTGGGAAGTGATTCGCGGCTTGACCAATAAGCAAATTGGCGATGAACTGTTTGTCAGTCCACGCACGGTGCAAACCCACCTCAGCAATATTTTGAGCAAGCTCCAGCTAGAAAATCGGGCCCAGTTGATTCGCTTTGCCTATGAGCATGGCTACCATCCTCCCGCAGAACCCCAGGATGAGGACAGCCACTAATACCAGCAGGAGCCATGGAATGATTGGAGTGTATAGTCTCGCCGAATTGCAAGCAGCGATCGCCCGTGAACCCGATCGCTGGCGACCCCTAGTTTTTACCAACGGCTGCTTTGACCTGATCCATGCTGGGCATGTGCGCTATTTGCAAACGGCCAAAGCCTTGGGGCGATCGCTTGTTGTCGGTCTCAATAGCGATCGCTCTATCCAAGGGATTAAACCCCAACCGGCCGGATTGCCCCAGCGACCGATTGTGCCGGAAGCGGAACGGGCGGAAGTGTTGGCAGCGCTGAAATCCGTCGATGGCGTGGTGCTGTTTTCAGAACCCACCGCCACGCACCTGATCACCACCCTCCAGCCCGACATCTACGCCAAAGGGGGCGACTATAACATTGAGACCTTGCCCGAAGCTCCTGCCGTCCAGCACTACGGCGGCCGCATTGAGCTGGTTCAAGTGGAAGTGCCCAGCTCCACTAGCGGCATTATTCAACGCATCCTCGCGGCAGCATCGCCCCCAGCCTAATCCCATCAAAATCAGGTAGGATGCCTATGGTCAATCATGGCGATGGATAATGGGCGGATTTTCTGCAGAGGAGCGCATTGAGTCGCTGAAGGTGGGCATGGTGGGGGCGATCGCCACGGGTTTAGCTTGGTTGCTCACCACGGGGCTGAATCAGTTTATTCCGCTACCGCTGCAGCCGATTTTATTCCAGGGCGATCGCTTTCTGAGTTGGGTTGGAATCAGCCAAGGAGCGATCGCTTTGGTATGCGGCGGCTTATTTGGCATCACCTACCGCTACGTCATCCGCACGGAGACCAATGGGCAACTGAAAACCGGAGCTGTTTTTGCTTTTGGCGGCGTGCGTGGTTTGGCGCTGGTGGAA belongs to Candidatus Obscuribacterales bacterium and includes:
- a CDS encoding response regulator transcription factor translates to TRTGQLVPFIFLSSRHDVDDRIEGHRTGADDYLVKPFETKELEAKIEAQLERSRRMNAEIVRLMQQSNTEQPPAPAAPPPEPLPLTPAEERVFWEVIRGLTNKQIGDELFVSPRTVQTHLSNILSKLQLENRAQLIRFAYEHGYHPPAEPQDEDSH
- a CDS encoding adenylyltransferase/cytidyltransferase family protein translates to MIGVYSLAELQAAIAREPDRWRPLVFTNGCFDLIHAGHVRYLQTAKALGRSLVVGLNSDRSIQGIKPQPAGLPQRPIVPEAERAEVLAALKSVDGVVLFSEPTATHLITTLQPDIYAKGGDYNIETLPEAPAVQHYGGRIELVQVEVPSSTSGIIQRILAAASPPA